CGGTCGCCTGGTCTATCATTCGATTAACTGAACTCAAGTGTTTGGTCACCTGAGGCCATTTTGAACAtaaagttcagttgactgagttGGTGAAAAGCGGTCAGCTCagcggttcggtcgatcgtggatGGTGTGTTCATTTCAGTTCAGTTTTCTGAACTCAGGTCAACTTATTGACCAGTCCACGGTTTGGGCGCCCGAGTTATTTTGAACACAACAGGTTCAGTCACCCAACCTCTCACAATTTTGCCTATTTTAGTCCAAGccatttcaattctttcccttgATAGTGTAAGTGATTATAGGGattattttgtgtatttttgtagggatctaaggtctttctaaggtcatgagCTTACAaaaaacctatatgcatgatatgcagagattattatagacctttttcctataattactattacagaaccgaaatgaataataatataaattacaacataaaataatcttcagggtcttcaagctttagttcatgtgccatcaatttatTTGCTAttataaacctgcacataaactagataaccatcaaatacctgagtatttgtcattatcaaaatcgggtatgacctatgaggtcaacagaaAGTATTCATTAAACTAACTTTCAtatcaaactcttgatttaattgACTTTTTCGTTttttgatttcttccctattatttgaagctatcaatatatcatcaacatacaaaagtaaatatataaaagatccatttgtAGTCTATGAAAATGAACACAacgatcatgtttatttctaatgtatTTGCGACcaatcataaactgatgaaatcgtttgtaccactatcttggagaccattttaaaccatacaatgattttcCCAGTTTGCATACCcatttttcttttccagcaaccttaAATCCATCTAACTAAGTCATatagattttatcttttaaatcaccatgtaaaaatgtagtttttacatcaagctgaactagttcaagatcaaattgtgccaccaaagccaacaaaattcaaatgaaagattatttaacaactggagaaaatacatcattataatcaataccttcctTTTGTGTGTAGCCCTTAGCTTCCAATCTAGTTTTGAAGCGAACTTTATTTGCATatgaaatccttctttctttagataaacccatttgcaaccaattgctttcttacccttgggcagctagGTTatctcccaagtttgattctaatgaagagactgcatttttGTCATTCATTTCTCTTTTGCACTTGTCTAAtttagagttcctcattgcttctttgaaagtacAAGGAACATCATCAtctacaactggaagtgcataggccaccatgtTAGTATatcgagcaggttttcgaatttctcgtcttggcctctgagaaacaattgatttcTGTTGCTTTGAAGATTCTCagattgaaatctcctcttcttgtacactgtTTGTATTAACCCGAACTcagagaataaaagaaaaataaataaaataaaataaacggaaaagaaatttaaaaaggggatcaagcagggactcgtcgacgaacttgttTTCCTCTTCGATAGGTgtccttcatggcctcgtcgacgaggatacgtgtctcgtcgatgaggaattaccaagagcagggaaaattcatatttttaaatgtttcgtcaatgaacctgatgttcttgtcgatgaaagtcttcgattcgtcaacgaaccttttAGAATCATCGACGAAGGTCAAATTATAAAGAGACCCTGGATCCATTTTCAGTGTGAaaaatctctctcctctcgttTTCTCACTCTAGGGTTTAGTTCTCctaccttctttcttcgattttggctcagATTTAGCTCGATTCGACGAACggaaaccaccacaaggttcctaGGGTGATTCTCTCCAAGTTAGCCAGAGTAGAcacttgatttggagttcttgggcaccactccaaaattaggataagtaggatagtttttaatattaaataaattattggGAGTATGTGagcctaggagatgttaaatgataaatattctagggttgaattgattaaattaggatttttgaaataTAGGGTTCCGTTTCCTGTTCGTTTTAGGAAAGGCTTcgagaaataggtaaggggaataaaattataccagactttttattaaattagaataatttatttTCGAGTATAAAAACCATAtgattatagtatgattttctaaCAGTTTAGgcaaatgaaaataatgattttgattataaatcataattgggaaaaaccgtgtggcatgaaaatattCTTTCTTAATTACTTGGTTCTAAATATTGTATGGATGTGAATACCATCTACTTGCTAGTGTTGTCTGGATGTGAAACTTcctggttgtgaatactgattggttGTGGATGTCGTCTGCTTGTGAATACTGCTTGATTGTGAACATTGTTTGATGGTGAATATAGGTTGATTGTGAATAATGTTTGTTGTGAACATAAACGTGCAGTGAAATACGTAGCTGCCCTATGTGGGTCAACCTTTTTTTGGGTTGAATATAGTACTGTGGTATTTATTCGaggttgttctttatttttcgctgcgtatatgttaaatatggtatcagagacgatGATTGGTCTCATCACAACCCGAGCCCCACCTAGCGAGAGAGGGGCGTGACAAAGTGGTATAAGagctttaggttatagattctgcagactttaggaggattaataccagagtataggttcgagttaggataagGGTAAATACGGGTAGATTAAGGTATTAATAGGAATTTGAGTATTGTTTCATAGCTTGGAGGCGGAAATCCCTTGAcagacttctatgattttctaaatcaatcaacaatttcagaaaaccatggtaaatccatcgacggtgatgtttccaagcagggAGATTGAAACCTAGAATTAGAATTGAAGGTCAAGATGATTAAGGTTAATTGGGCGTTGGATGTTTAATTAAGGATTTGAATATTAATCTGGTTTCTTAATTTATAACTGTGGGAGTTAGGTTAAGATGTAGAGATTTTAAACTTTCCTCTGTTATATCCAAGATGGATCCCAGAGGTAAAGGTGTGGATTATGGAGGGGAAACGAGTTGGGGGCTTCCAgtggagatgagattgaaacctcccgACTATTGCGTGGTATAGCTCGGCAAGTCAAGGAAAAGATGAGGTGGGACCCTGAGGGATCGAGCTATCCACCAATGAACCAAGGATGTTCGATCGATCAATTCACCCATCTGAAACCCTCTTCTTTTGCGGGAGGTGCTGACccaattgtagctgagaattgggtgcaagagatggagaagatattgacAGTGTTGGATTGCAATGAGAAACAAAAGGTTCTCTTCGCCACTTTTAAACTGACCGGAGAGGCCGAGTGGTGGTGGCTGAGAGTGAAGCTGTTGGAAAAGCAGCAAGCAGTACCTACTGTTATGACGTGGAAGCGTTTCAAGGAGTTCTTCTACAATCGGTATTTTCCCACCACCACCAGGAATGCAAAGGTGGAGGAATTCTTCAACCTGACACAGGGGCTTCTAACTGTGCAGGAGTACACTGCTAGGTTTGTGGAGCTTTCTCGCTTCGCTTCTTTCATGGTCctagatgaatatcaaaaggcgAGGTATTTTAATAGGGGCTTGAAACAAAGAATCCACGAGCATGTGACATGCTTACAGATACAGAACTTTTCAgaattggtggataaagccactgttgCAGAGTTAAGCCTACAGGGAGATGTAGGGATGTCAGAGTAGAGGAAGAGACCCATGTCTCACAGCTCCCATGCTAATGTCAGACAGGGtccatggaggggagacagagatacTGGGGGTCAGAGGCCAGTTAGGAGTGATCAACGTCATCGAGGTAATTCAACACCCTCATACTATGTGAGGTGTAATCGAAGTCATTGGGGAGAATGTTGGGGTAAGGGTCCTATGTGCTACCGGTGTGGCAAGTACAACCACATAGCTCAAGATTGTCATGAGTCGTTGGGTCAAAACCAGGGACCACCGAGCAACGCACCTGTTTTAGATCAGAATAGGGGGAATAATTCAGTGCCACAAGCAGGGCCAGTGCGTGTCTACACACTTGCCCCAACTAGGACAGACACTACTAGAGACGCAGGTAATGTGTTTATATGTGagataaataataattttatttaattctaAGTGATGTAATGGTTCACATGTTAGAATAGATTGAAATGTGTGCAATTGTGATAGAATATATGTTGATTAAtgattttgaggacaaaattttgtaaggggggagaatgtaataacctgaacttatagaataaaagaaaaataaataaaataaaagaaggggaaaagaaatttaaaaagaggATCAAGTAAGGACTTGTCAACGAACTtgttttcctcgtcgacgaacgtcctttATGGTTTCGTCGACtagtacacgtgtctcgttgacaaggaaTTACTAAGAGTAaggaaaattcatatttttaaacGCTTCGTTGATGAACCCGATGTTCTCGTTGACAAATGTTCTtcttggattcgtcgacgaaccttttaaactcgtcgatgaaggccaaaTTATAAAGAGACCCTGAATCCATTTTCAGCGTGAAAAATCTCTCTCCTCTTGTTTTCTCACTCTAGGGTTCAGTTCCCCtaccttctttctttgattctgGCTCAAATTTTGCCCGATTCGATGATAtgaaaccaccatgaggttcctaGGGTGATTCTCTCCACGTTAGCCTGAGCAtaaacttgatttggagttcttgggcaccactccaaaattagggtaagtaggatatttttaatattaaataaattattggGAGTATGTGGACCTAGGAGatgttaaattataaatattctagggttgaagtgattaaattaggatttttgaaataCAAGGTTCCGTTTCCCGTTCGTTTTAGGAAAAGCTTCGAGaaacaggtaaagggaataaagtTATACCAGGCTTTTTATTAAATTAGAATTGGTTATTTTCGAGTATAGGAAccgtataattatagtatgattttctgaatagcTTAGgcaaatgaaaataatgattttgattataaatcataattgggaaaaaccatgtggcatgaaaatttattttttaattacctGGTTGTAAATATTGTATGAATGTGAATACCGTCTGGTTGCTAGTGCTGTCTGGATGTGAGTACTGCctggttgtgaatattgattggttGTGGATGACGTCTGCTTGTGAATACTGCTTGATTGTGAACATTATTTGATGGTGAATATAGGTTGATTGTGAAAACTGTCTGTtgtgaacatacacgtgcagtgaAATACGTAGCTACCCTACGTGGTTACGTATGGTGTAGTACATAGTAGTTTTATGTGGACCACGTACTATGAAATACGTAGCCGCCTTACGTAGGCCATTTACTGTAAGATACGTAGCTGTCTTAAGTGGATCACGTACTTTGAGATATGTAGCTACCCTATGTGAGCCACATATAGTGAGGTACACAgctgccctatgtgggccacgtactataaggtatgcagttgccctaggtgggccacatactgagttCAATGGATTGTATTGTATCCTATGTGAATGAACTGTGGTGTATATGTTTACAAACTATGTGAAATGATTGATGTGAATGTATGTGTATACTAATATGTGAACTTAAATGCATAAATAATTATGGCGAAGTAAATCTCTctacccgagggcttgctgagaaaggcaagcgCCCTGGTAATTAAAGTCTGGTAGTAGAGCAAAGGGAAGTTATATGTATGGGCGTGTTatattccctattctcggagacttcaCTTATAGGCATAACcccaagggcttactaagtaaggtgagtgccctagtagttATAAAGGTATTAaagcagagggaaggtacatgtatgggtgtgtaatcttcccaatccttgggaactttttGTTTATGTGACTACAGTTTGTAAGTGCCTTGCTAGTTgttgattaattgatgagtttacattatatatatatatatatatattaaaactcttctACCACACACTactatagtttatttcttccttactgagaggtatctcaccccaaggaattattgacttttcaggtccttctggtgatcgagcttagaaagcttaAGGGCAGGGCTAAGAATTTTGGGTAAATTTCAGGTGGTAGTAAGAactgaaatatgtataattatgttttaaaatttctgGTTATGTAACATAAAGTGAAGGGAtactttggggggggggggggggttgtatattgtactctggtattttatttaaggttgttctttattttccgctgcgtgtatgttaaatatggtatcagagacgatGATTGATCTAatcacaccccgggccccacttggtgggagAGGGGTGTGGCACTGTTCCCCACTGTAATTGGAGAGTTACATcatgtagtctcatttctcattgagtttcctaaaattgtctcaatctccacctgttgttgagtaccacttgTCTTTTCTTTAACTAGTGACTCCTTGCATattattttcttcatcatcgtaagttcatcaaaagtcacatccttacttaaaatcttttttttttttttgtctctagaCACGAAAGACGGTATCCTTTTACTCCTACACTAATCCCCATGAATATTGCTTTCATGGCTCtaggatccaacttagattctttaacataaTAATAAGCAACtataccaaatacatgtaaagaatcataaccATTAGCAGGTtctccagaccatacctcatagggtgttttcccCCTAATAGCATATGATGGTAGGCGGTTAATGAGATGACACACATACCTAAGAGCCTtaacccaaaaccttttgtccaacccagcattagacaacatacattgaACATTCTCTaacaaagtccgattcatgcgctctgccaccccattttgttgtggtgtatttCTAACTGTAAAGTGTTATGCAATACATTCATCTTGACATACCTTCACAAACGGATCACTTGTGTATTCACTGCCATTATCTTATCTAAGTCATTTGATCTTTCTgctagtttgagtttcaactaattttttccacttaaggaaaatatcacatacttcatttttattcttcatagcatacacccaaactcttctagaaaaatcatcaacaaaagtaaaaaaataatgcataccacccaatgaagcagTTTTGGTAGGGCCCCATACATCTATGTGGATGTAGTCTAAGATACCTTCAATCTAGTAGATCGCAACGCCAAATTTCACTCTTTCCTGTTTTCCCAGAATACAATGCTCACAAAACTCAAGCTTACATACCTTTAAACCCTTCAACAAGCCTCGCTTAGCCaattgttgcaaatatttttcaccTGCATGTGCCAACTGCATATGCCATgacctggttgtatctgaacctgcatctttctaaAAAAATAACAGTTATTGAGCCAATAACTATACTACCTTGAAAATAATACAAGTTACTTTTCCTAATACCTTTCATCACCAcaagcgcacctgatttaatctttaaggtttcatctttcgaagtgatagtgaatcctttagattctaaggcacccattaaaatcagatttttctttagaCTTGGAACATACCTAGCATCAGTCAAGGTTTTAACAATTCCAtattgacatttcaactgtaatGAACCAAttctagttgttttacaagtattatcattacCCATTAAAataaccccaccatctaattctttagaattagaaaatcattccctaatgggacacatgtgataggaacaactagAATCCAAGATCCACTTACCAAAGTAATGTAttgaagatgttc
This region of Malania oleifera isolate guangnan ecotype guangnan chromosome 10, ASM2987363v1, whole genome shotgun sequence genomic DNA includes:
- the LOC131166745 gene encoding uncharacterized protein LOC131166745, with the protein product MRWDPEGSSYPPMNQGCSIDQFTHLKPSSFAGGADPIVAENWVQEMEKILTVLDCNEKQKVLFATFKLTGEAEWWWLRVKLLEKQQAVPTVMTWKRFKEFFYNRYFPTTTRNAKVEEFFNLTQGLLTVQEYTARFVELSRFASFMVLDEYQKARYFNRGLKQRIHEHVTCLQIQNFSELVDKATVAELSLQGDVGMSE